One genomic segment of Flavobacteriaceae bacterium includes these proteins:
- a CDS encoding hydrolase Nlp/P60, translating to MCYGICNLSIVPLRLRPDDTSEMVTQVLFGECFTVLEKQEKWSAVTLQFDAYEGYIDTKQYLEISEKTYNQLSSEEKVYTGEVLSFITDAQHNLTTIPIGCSLPSFTNATFKMNSELYAYDGVTFSGKLPKEEIVNNAFLFLNSPYLWGGKTPFGIDCSGFTQMIYKLCGYYLHRDAKQQAIQGEVLSFIEESEPGDLAFFDNDEGIITHVGIIMKDHYIIHAHGKVRIDLLDHSGIYNLDTKKHTHKLRVIKKII from the coding sequence ATGTGCTACGGCATTTGTAATTTGAGCATTGTTCCCCTTCGGTTGCGGCCCGACGATACTTCGGAGATGGTTACCCAGGTATTATTCGGAGAGTGTTTTACAGTGTTGGAAAAACAAGAAAAATGGAGTGCTGTTACCTTACAATTTGATGCTTATGAAGGGTATATAGATACTAAACAATACCTCGAAATTTCCGAAAAAACATATAATCAATTATCCAGTGAAGAAAAGGTGTATACCGGTGAGGTTTTGAGTTTTATTACAGATGCTCAACATAACCTCACTACCATTCCCATAGGTTGTAGTTTACCTTCATTTACTAATGCTACCTTTAAAATGAATTCGGAATTATATGCTTATGATGGTGTTACCTTTTCGGGAAAACTTCCTAAAGAAGAAATTGTGAACAATGCATTTTTATTTTTAAACAGCCCTTACTTATGGGGCGGTAAAACACCTTTTGGTATAGATTGTTCGGGATTTACTCAAATGATTTATAAACTGTGTGGTTATTATTTACACAGAGATGCCAAACAACAAGCCATTCAGGGAGAAGTATTGAGTTTTATTGAAGAAAGTGAGCCCGGAGACCTGGCTTTTTTTGATAATGATGAAGGTATCATTACCCATGTAGGTATTATTATGAAAGATCATTATATCATACATGCACATGGTAAAGTGAGAATAGATCTTTTGGATCACAGCGGTATCTATAATTTGGATACTAAAAAGCATACACATAAATTAAGAGTTATTAAAAAGATCATATAA
- the serC gene encoding 3-phosphoserine/phosphohydroxythreonine transaminase, producing the protein MKKHNFSAGPCMLPDEVLKKAAEAIVDFNGEGLSLIEISHRSKAFIDVIEKARALVIELLGLENKGYQVLFLQGGASTQFLMVAYNLLNEKAAYLNTGTWSSKSIKEAKLFGRLVEVASSKDKYYTYIPKGYKIPTDADYFHCTSNNTIFGTQIKEFPQTSIPLICDMSSDIFSRKLDFSAFDLIYAGAQKNMGPAGTTVVIIKEGILEKVDRTIPSMLDYRVHIEKNSMFNTPPVFSVYTSMLTLEWLKNLGGIPFIEKVNEKKADLLYSEIDRNSLFNGAATIEDRSFMNATFILTDENVKDTFEQMLKEAGINGLNAHRSVGGYRASMYNALPLYSVQVLVDVMQELERVG; encoded by the coding sequence ATGAAGAAACATAACTTTAGTGCAGGACCTTGTATGCTGCCGGATGAAGTTTTAAAGAAAGCTGCCGAGGCAATTGTTGATTTTAATGGCGAGGGTTTATCCTTAATTGAAATTTCTCACAGGAGTAAGGCTTTTATTGACGTAATTGAAAAAGCAAGGGCACTGGTTATAGAACTTTTAGGTTTGGAAAATAAAGGGTATCAAGTGCTCTTTTTGCAAGGAGGTGCCAGCACCCAGTTTTTAATGGTGGCTTATAACCTGTTAAACGAAAAAGCGGCTTATTTAAATACCGGGACATGGAGTTCCAAATCTATTAAAGAAGCAAAATTGTTTGGCCGGTTAGTAGAAGTAGCTTCGTCAAAGGACAAGTATTATACATATATACCTAAAGGATATAAAATTCCTACAGATGCAGATTATTTTCACTGTACAAGCAATAATACCATTTTTGGGACACAGATAAAGGAATTTCCTCAAACAAGTATTCCACTGATTTGTGATATGAGTTCTGATATTTTTTCTCGCAAATTAGATTTTTCAGCATTTGATTTAATCTACGCGGGAGCACAAAAAAATATGGGACCGGCGGGAACTACTGTTGTTATTATAAAAGAGGGCATTTTAGAGAAAGTAGACAGAACCATTCCTTCTATGCTGGATTATCGAGTACATATAGAAAAGAATAGTATGTTTAATACGCCTCCCGTATTTTCCGTATATACTTCCATGTTGACTTTGGAATGGCTAAAAAATTTAGGCGGAATTCCTTTTATTGAAAAAGTAAATGAAAAGAAAGCCGATTTACTGTATTCCGAAATAGATAGAAATTCGTTATTTAATGGAGCGGCAACTATTGAAGATCGAAGCTTTATGAATGCTACCTTTATTTTAACAGATGAAAATGTAAAAGATACTTTTGAACAAATGTTAAAAGAAGCGGGAATTAATGGTTTAAACGCTCATAGAAGCGTGGGAGGATATCGGGCAAGTATGTACAATGCATTGCCATTATATAGTGTACAGGTACTGGTAGATGTGATGCAGGAATTAGAACGAGTTGGTTGA
- a CDS encoding restriction endonuclease produces MKIAQVYSHLNGEEYLIVHHKKLYQEIKDAIKNIDANNFRTKISKEKRKIGNKLFSPFDLNKAFDKEFAKKGWAESRYYYYITLNRELMEKSVLMPANEQRQFLIDNGEKEPIYSYNQTDFVKDKLAVEVQFGKYSFVAYDLFVKHMLFYSGGVINLGIEILPTKKMQSEMSSGVAYFEGEVYNVMRQGRNNPPVPLLILGIEP; encoded by the coding sequence ATGAAAATAGCACAAGTATATTCACATTTGAATGGTGAAGAATATCTAATAGTTCATCATAAGAAATTATATCAAGAGATTAAAGACGCTATTAAAAACATTGATGCCAATAATTTCAGAACAAAAATCAGCAAAGAAAAAAGAAAAATAGGCAATAAACTTTTTAGCCCTTTTGACCTGAATAAAGCCTTTGATAAAGAATTTGCAAAGAAAGGATGGGCGGAAAGCAGGTACTACTACTACATTACACTCAATCGCGAACTAATGGAAAAAAGTGTTTTGATGCCTGCAAATGAACAAAGACAATTTCTAATTGACAATGGAGAAAAAGAACCTATTTACAGTTATAATCAGACAGATTTCGTAAAAGATAAACTTGCTGTTGAGGTTCAGTTTGGCAAGTACTCATTTGTTGCATATGACTTATTTGTTAAGCATATGCTGTTCTACTCCGGTGGAGTTATCAATTTAGGAATTGAAATTTTACCAACAAAGAAAATGCAATCTGAAATGTCATCCGGGGTTGCCTACTTTGAAGGAGAAGTTTATAATGTTATGAGACAAGGTAGAAACAATCCACCCGTACCACTTTTAATACTAGGAATTGAACCATAG
- a CDS encoding HDIG domain-containing protein encodes MDKIINKLYQHNTIIYKGILFLATAVSIVYFFPKGGQFKYDFNKGKPWQYDNLYAPFDFAIQKTDEEIALDKKFIRNNAKLYFKDDTRVLDNIKDQFLTKMSFVNANDSVSRKDLISMTSLGISIIEEVYKKGFTDAISSSFITKKNIVVSLRNENEVRDVVFNNILEPDEVSNFIIKKLGSRPLTYQNAIVFDFLSEMIVPNIYYDKEFTDKVIEDAIHNISLTIGKVSKGDIIILKKDIVEGKKLAVLESLKKESESNIWKESNHTWIVFGYTVLVSLGLLMLFLFLKKYRTAIFNNNNKVTFIFFNVFLMIIIQTSVIKYNADYLYIVPLSILPIVLKAFFDARLGLFAHVLTILLLGFIVPNSFEFIYLHIIAGIVTILTVSELHKRANLFISIGQITLIYIITYLAFSIIKEGNASQVKWEYLLLFAANGLLSFLSLFFIYVYEKIFGLVSDVTLLELSNTNTKLLRELNEKAPGTFQHSIQVANLAEAAANEIGANSMLVRTGALYHDIGKMLHPMYYTENQLTGVNPHHDLSPKDSAAIIVGHVIKGIELAKKNKLPDRIIDFIRTHHGTSLVYYFYMKEKERYPEHEVAIKDFQYKGPIPFSRETAILMMCDAAEAASKSLKIPTAQSIDDLVNKIIEKQKSDNQFMNSNITFKEIEKIKKVIKSKLMNMYHLRIEYPD; translated from the coding sequence ATGGATAAGATAATCAACAAATTGTATCAGCACAATACGATTATATATAAAGGGATTTTATTTTTAGCTACTGCTGTTTCAATAGTATATTTTTTTCCAAAAGGAGGCCAGTTTAAATATGATTTTAATAAAGGTAAACCGTGGCAGTATGACAATCTGTATGCTCCTTTTGATTTTGCAATTCAAAAAACAGATGAAGAAATAGCATTAGATAAAAAATTTATCAGAAACAATGCAAAATTGTATTTTAAAGACGACACTCGTGTTTTAGATAATATTAAAGATCAATTTTTAACTAAAATGTCATTCGTAAATGCAAACGATTCGGTATCTCGTAAAGACCTTATCAGCATGACATCATTAGGGATCTCTATCATTGAAGAAGTATATAAAAAAGGATTTACAGATGCTATAAGTAGTAGTTTTATAACAAAAAAGAATATTGTCGTTTCACTAAGAAATGAAAATGAGGTTAGAGATGTGGTTTTTAATAACATTCTTGAACCGGACGAAGTTTCCAATTTCATTATAAAAAAATTAGGAAGCAGGCCCCTGACGTATCAGAACGCTATCGTTTTTGATTTTTTATCTGAAATGATCGTCCCAAATATTTATTACGATAAAGAGTTTACGGATAAAGTAATTGAAGATGCCATTCACAATATATCATTAACCATTGGTAAGGTTTCCAAAGGAGATATCATTATTTTAAAAAAAGATATTGTAGAGGGCAAAAAATTAGCTGTTTTAGAATCGTTAAAAAAAGAATCCGAGTCTAACATTTGGAAAGAGTCAAACCATACCTGGATAGTGTTTGGATATACGGTTTTAGTATCTCTTGGGCTATTGATGCTGTTTTTATTTTTAAAAAAGTACAGAACAGCGATCTTTAATAACAACAATAAAGTCACATTTATTTTCTTTAATGTTTTCCTGATGATAATTATTCAAACATCCGTAATAAAATACAATGCTGATTATTTGTACATCGTTCCTTTAAGTATTTTACCAATTGTTTTAAAAGCGTTTTTTGATGCCAGGTTGGGGCTATTCGCACATGTATTAACCATATTACTTTTAGGATTTATCGTACCTAATAGTTTTGAATTTATTTATTTACATATCATAGCAGGAATAGTTACCATACTTACGGTTTCCGAATTACATAAAAGAGCTAATTTATTTATTTCCATCGGGCAAATTACACTCATTTACATCATCACTTATTTGGCATTTTCCATCATCAAAGAAGGAAATGCTTCTCAGGTAAAATGGGAATATTTATTGTTGTTTGCAGCAAACGGATTGTTATCATTTCTTTCTCTTTTCTTTATCTATGTTTATGAAAAAATATTTGGATTGGTATCTGACGTAACACTTTTGGAATTGTCTAATACCAATACAAAACTATTAAGAGAATTGAATGAAAAAGCACCGGGAACCTTCCAGCATTCCATACAAGTGGCCAATTTAGCCGAGGCAGCTGCAAATGAGATAGGAGCCAATTCCATGTTGGTCAGAACAGGGGCTTTATATCATGATATTGGAAAAATGCTACATCCGATGTATTATACCGAAAACCAATTGACAGGCGTAAACCCTCATCATGACTTATCGCCAAAAGACAGTGCAGCTATCATTGTAGGTCATGTGATAAAAGGGATAGAACTGGCTAAAAAAAATAAACTACCGGACAGAATCATAGATTTTATTCGTACACATCACGGGACAAGTTTGGTTTATTATTTCTATATGAAAGAAAAAGAGAGATATCCGGAACACGAAGTAGCTATTAAAGATTTTCAATACAAAGGGCCCATTCCTTTTTCAAGAGAAACAGCTATTTTAATGATGTGTGATGCGGCCGAAGCTGCTTCCAAAAGTTTAAAAATACCAACAGCACAATCTATAGATGATTTAGTTAACAAAATCATAGAAAAGCAAAAATCAGATAACCAGTTTATGAATTCGAATATTACTTTTAAAGAAATTGAAAAAATCAAAAAAGTAATCAAATCCAAATTGATGAATATGTATCATTTGCGGATTGAATATCCGGATTAA
- a CDS encoding site-specific DNA-methyltransferase gives MKVKESISEFLEHMYPNTSEIVLGDTLHNLKKMDSKRFNLIITSPPYNVGKEYETKTSIEKYLVLQEKVIKELVRVTSENGSICWQVGNYVEKGEIFPLDVFYYQIFKKLGLKLRNRIVWHFGHGLHAQNRFSGRYETLLWFTKTDDYIFNLDNVRIPAKYPGKRHFKGPKKGQISGNPKGKNPSDIWEIVVKDWESGMWNIPNVKSNHPEKTAHPAQFPVELVERCVLALTNKDSWVLDPFAGVGSTAIASLKNYRNSIGVEKEKEYVKIANERIEKLKEGNLKLRPINKPIHKPKENDKIAKIPDEWKELYKEA, from the coding sequence ATGAAAGTTAAAGAATCAATAAGTGAATTTTTAGAACATATGTATCCTAATACAAGTGAAATAGTACTTGGAGACACATTACATAATCTAAAAAAAATGGATAGTAAAAGGTTCAACTTGATAATTACTTCACCACCATATAACGTTGGAAAAGAATACGAAACAAAGACCTCAATTGAGAAATATTTAGTACTTCAAGAAAAAGTAATTAAAGAACTTGTAAGAGTTACCAGTGAAAATGGGAGTATATGTTGGCAAGTAGGTAATTATGTTGAAAAAGGAGAAATATTTCCTCTTGATGTTTTTTACTATCAAATATTTAAAAAATTAGGATTAAAATTAAGAAATAGAATAGTTTGGCATTTTGGACATGGCTTACATGCACAAAACCGATTTTCCGGACGTTATGAAACATTACTTTGGTTTACTAAGACAGATGACTACATATTTAATTTAGATAATGTGCGTATTCCTGCAAAATATCCCGGGAAAAGGCACTTTAAAGGACCAAAAAAAGGTCAAATATCTGGCAATCCAAAGGGCAAAAATCCTTCTGACATATGGGAAATAGTTGTAAAGGACTGGGAAAGTGGAATGTGGAATATTCCAAATGTAAAATCAAATCACCCTGAAAAGACAGCACATCCCGCACAGTTTCCGGTGGAATTGGTAGAAAGGTGTGTATTGGCACTTACAAATAAAGATAGTTGGGTGCTAGACCCATTTGCTGGTGTTGGCTCCACAGCAATTGCTTCTTTGAAAAATTATCGAAATTCAATAGGGGTAGAAAAAGAAAAAGAATACGTAAAAATAGCCAATGAAAGAATTGAAAAATTAAAAGAAGGCAATTTGAAATTAAGACCAATAAATAAACCTATTCATAAACCAAAGGAAAACGATAAAATTGCTAAAATTCCTGATGAATGGAAAGAATTATATAAAGAAGCATGA
- a CDS encoding SDR family oxidoreductase: MSYNLLKGKRGIIFGALDEKSIAWKTAERAHEEGAEFVLTNAPIAMRMGAIKDLAAKTGSEIIPADATSIEDLENLVETSMEVLGGKIDFVLHSIGMSVNVRKGRHYTDPKYDFTTKGWDVSAVSFHKVMNVLYNKQAINEWGSIVALTYMAAQRVFPDYNDMADNKAYLESIARSFGYFFGRDHNVRVNTISQSPTPTTAGSGVKGFDGFLAYAEKMAPLGNATDLECADYTISLFSDLTKKVTLQNLFHDGGFSNMGVSDAVMDKFID; the protein is encoded by the coding sequence ATGTCTTATAACTTATTAAAAGGAAAAAGAGGAATTATTTTTGGAGCATTAGATGAAAAATCCATAGCCTGGAAAACAGCGGAAAGAGCTCATGAAGAAGGAGCGGAATTTGTACTGACGAACGCTCCGATAGCCATGAGAATGGGCGCAATTAAAGATTTGGCTGCAAAAACCGGATCGGAAATAATTCCGGCAGATGCAACTTCTATAGAAGATTTGGAAAACCTCGTAGAAACATCTATGGAGGTCTTGGGAGGAAAAATTGATTTTGTCCTGCATTCTATTGGGATGTCCGTAAATGTTCGTAAAGGACGCCATTATACGGATCCAAAATATGATTTTACTACCAAAGGCTGGGATGTTTCAGCAGTGTCTTTTCATAAAGTAATGAATGTTCTGTATAATAAGCAGGCTATAAACGAATGGGGAAGTATTGTGGCACTAACCTATATGGCTGCCCAACGCGTATTTCCCGATTATAATGATATGGCAGACAACAAAGCATATTTGGAAAGCATTGCCCGTAGTTTTGGTTATTTCTTTGGACGCGATCACAATGTAAGAGTCAATACCATTTCTCAATCTCCAACACCAACCACTGCCGGAAGTGGGGTAAAAGGTTTTGACGGTTTTTTAGCTTATGCGGAAAAAATGGCCCCTCTGGGAAATGCAACTGATCTGGAGTGTGCGGATTATACCATTTCTTTGTTTTCGGATTTGACAAAAAAAGTGACGTTACAAAACCTGTTTCACGATGGAGGGTTTTCCAATATGGGAGTTAGTGACGCTGTAATGGATAAGTTTATTGATTAA
- a CDS encoding helix-turn-helix domain-containing protein, whose protein sequence is MATFGEFLKKEREKKEMNQSDFGQGIGIIMTDISKIENGRKKFPFNNLQRLSEFLNKNLEELKTLYVADIIVNEVHKYKCSDNVFSVAEAQSKYRKNKNVKQGNFNF, encoded by the coding sequence ATGGCAACATTTGGAGAGTTTTTGAAAAAAGAACGAGAAAAAAAAGAAATGAATCAAAGTGATTTTGGTCAAGGGATTGGAATCATAATGACTGACATTAGTAAAATAGAAAATGGACGGAAGAAATTCCCGTTTAATAATTTACAACGACTTTCAGAATTTTTGAATAAAAACTTAGAAGAATTAAAAACTTTATATGTTGCTGATATTATTGTTAATGAAGTTCATAAATATAAATGTTCAGACAATGTTTTTTCCGTTGCAGAAGCGCAATCAAAATACAGAAAAAATAAGAATGTAAAACAAGGTAATTTCAATTTTTAA
- a CDS encoding 3-phosphoglycerate dehydrogenase, producing the protein MKILANDGMSQSGIDALEEKGFEVITTKIAQEQLENYINENNIDAILVRSATQIRQELIDACPSIKLIGRGGVGMDNIDVQYAKDQGLHVINTPEASSNSVAELVFAHLFGMVRFLHQSNREMPLEGEIRFKTLKKQYATGTELRGKTLGIIGMGRIGKEVAKIALGVGMKVIATDAFVGKTIINVPFYNGQSIDVEIETEPVHEVLKHSDFITLHVPTQKNYIIGQEQFENMKDGIGIVNAARGGVLDEVALVHAIESGKVRYAGLDVFENEPKPEIQLLMHPKLSLTPHIGAATIEAQERIGKELASQIISLLE; encoded by the coding sequence ATGAAGATATTAGCTAATGATGGAATGTCGCAAAGTGGAATTGACGCTTTGGAAGAAAAAGGTTTTGAGGTAATTACCACAAAAATTGCTCAAGAACAACTGGAAAATTATATCAATGAAAATAATATTGATGCTATTCTTGTGAGAAGTGCTACTCAAATCAGGCAGGAGTTAATAGATGCTTGTCCGAGTATAAAATTAATCGGGCGTGGAGGGGTTGGCATGGACAATATAGATGTGCAATATGCAAAAGACCAGGGTTTACATGTGATCAATACACCTGAAGCGTCATCAAATTCCGTAGCGGAATTGGTTTTTGCACATTTGTTTGGAATGGTTCGTTTCTTACATCAATCCAATAGAGAAATGCCTTTGGAAGGAGAAATTCGGTTCAAAACGTTAAAAAAACAATATGCTACAGGTACCGAATTGCGTGGTAAAACATTGGGGATTATAGGCATGGGAAGGATTGGTAAGGAGGTTGCGAAAATTGCACTGGGAGTAGGAATGAAAGTAATTGCCACAGATGCTTTTGTAGGAAAGACCATTATCAATGTTCCTTTTTACAACGGACAGTCTATTGATGTGGAAATAGAAACCGAGCCGGTACATGAAGTATTGAAGCATTCGGATTTTATCACATTACATGTGCCTACTCAAAAAAACTATATTATCGGTCAAGAGCAGTTTGAAAATATGAAAGATGGTATTGGAATTGTCAATGCAGCTCGCGGAGGTGTTTTGGACGAAGTAGCATTAGTACATGCCATTGAAAGCGGAAAAGTAAGATATGCCGGTTTAGATGTTTTTGAAAATGAACCGAAGCCGGAAATTCAGTTATTGATGCATCCTAAATTGTCTTTAACACCACATATCGGAGCAGCAACCATTGAAGCACAGGAAAGAATTGGGAAAGAATTGGCTTCTCAAATTATTAGTTTATTGGAGTAA
- a CDS encoding YggS family pyridoxal phosphate-dependent enzyme, protein MNNIETRLKKIHNTIPGEVTLVAVSKTKPVADIRQAYDAGQRIFGENKVQEMVEKYEVLPKDIEWHMIGHLQRNKVKYMAHFVHLIHGVANLKTLIEINKQAKKYNRVINCLLQTKIADEDTKFGLSFAEIETILSSAEYKSLQNARVVGCMGMATLTDDQEQLEKEFSSLKLFFDHLKKEHSDISILSMGMSADYPIAIKNGSTMIRIGSSIFGVRNYNA, encoded by the coding sequence ATGAACAATATAGAAACTCGCCTTAAAAAAATACATAATACTATCCCCGGAGAGGTAACATTGGTTGCTGTTTCCAAAACAAAACCTGTTGCCGATATACGGCAGGCATATGATGCGGGCCAGCGGATTTTTGGAGAAAACAAAGTACAGGAAATGGTAGAAAAATATGAAGTTTTACCCAAGGATATCGAATGGCATATGATTGGACACCTTCAAAGAAATAAGGTAAAATACATGGCGCATTTTGTTCATTTAATACACGGAGTAGCTAATCTTAAAACGCTGATAGAAATCAATAAGCAAGCTAAAAAATATAATCGTGTGATCAATTGTTTACTACAGACAAAAATAGCTGATGAAGACACTAAATTTGGATTATCTTTTGCGGAAATTGAAACTATTTTGAGTTCTGCCGAATATAAAAGCTTACAAAACGCACGAGTTGTCGGGTGTATGGGAATGGCTACTCTTACTGATGATCAAGAGCAATTGGAAAAAGAGTTTTCATCATTAAAATTATTTTTTGATCACCTGAAAAAAGAGCATTCGGATATATCCATACTCTCTATGGGAATGAGTGCAGATTATCCTATAGCTATAAAAAACGGCAGTACCATGATCCGGATAGGTAGCTCAATATTTGGTGTTAGAAATTATAATGCTTAA
- a CDS encoding acetyl-CoA C-acyltransferase, translating into MKEVVIVSVARTPIGSFMGSLSGIPAPKLGAHAIKSALGKINLSPDKVEEVFMGNVISAGLGQAPAKQAAIFAGIPDSVPCTTVNKVCASGMKAIMLGAQSIALGDADIIVAGGMENMSLIPHYQHARQGSKFGAIKMEDGMQKDGLTDVYEQIAMGVCADACADEYEFSREDQDTYAIQSYKRSADAWAAGKFANEVVAIEIPQRRGEPVVMSEDEEFKNIKIEKIPNLRAAFTKEGTVTAANASAINDGGAALVLMSFDKAKELNLQPLAKIISYADAAHEPKWFTTAPAKALPKALAKANMTIDDVDYFELNEAFSVVGLANMKLLGLDNNNLNVNGGAVSLGHPLGVSGARIVIALTSILKQNNAGIGAAGICNGGGGASAMVIERM; encoded by the coding sequence ATGAAAGAAGTTGTCATTGTCTCTGTTGCCAGAACTCCTATCGGGAGTTTTATGGGAAGCCTTTCTGGTATTCCGGCCCCAAAATTAGGAGCGCACGCAATTAAAAGTGCTTTGGGAAAAATCAATTTAAGTCCGGATAAGGTTGAAGAAGTTTTTATGGGCAATGTCATTTCTGCCGGATTGGGTCAGGCTCCTGCAAAACAAGCTGCCATATTTGCCGGAATCCCGGATAGTGTACCGTGTACTACAGTAAATAAAGTGTGTGCTTCCGGAATGAAAGCTATTATGTTAGGAGCCCAGTCTATTGCACTGGGAGATGCGGATATTATTGTTGCTGGAGGAATGGAGAATATGAGTTTGATTCCACATTATCAGCATGCCAGGCAGGGCTCTAAATTCGGAGCAATTAAGATGGAAGATGGTATGCAGAAAGATGGTCTAACAGATGTTTATGAGCAGATTGCTATGGGAGTTTGTGCCGATGCATGTGCCGATGAATATGAATTTTCAAGAGAAGATCAGGATACGTACGCTATACAATCCTATAAAAGATCTGCCGATGCCTGGGCAGCAGGAAAATTTGCCAATGAGGTAGTAGCCATTGAGATTCCACAAAGAAGGGGCGAACCTGTTGTGATGTCGGAAGATGAAGAATTTAAAAATATTAAAATAGAAAAAATTCCAAATTTAAGAGCCGCTTTTACAAAAGAAGGTACGGTTACTGCCGCTAATGCTTCTGCCATTAACGACGGAGGAGCTGCGTTGGTTCTGATGTCTTTCGATAAAGCGAAAGAACTAAATTTGCAACCTTTGGCAAAAATCATAAGTTATGCCGATGCTGCCCATGAGCCCAAGTGGTTTACAACAGCTCCGGCAAAAGCATTGCCAAAAGCGTTGGCCAAAGCAAATATGACTATTGATGATGTGGATTATTTTGAATTAAATGAAGCTTTTTCCGTAGTAGGATTGGCAAACATGAAACTCTTGGGATTGGACAATAATAATTTAAATGTAAATGGCGGTGCAGTTTCATTAGGACATCCGCTTGGGGTTTCCGGTGCCCGGATTGTTATTGCATTAACGTCTATATTGAAACAAAACAATGCAGGGATTGGTGCTGCCGGAATATGTAATGGCGGAGGCGGTGCAAGTGCAATGGTTATTGAACGGATGTAA